In a genomic window of Shouchella clausii:
- a CDS encoding LysR family transcriptional regulator: MDQKDWELINALYKYKNLTKTAEKLFVSQPSLSYRLKRMEQEFQVELFFKTKKGIGFTAEGEYLAECANEMLEKIQQTKDQLLHMQKHVSGTLRIGASSNYAQYLLPKVLKGFSSHYPNVRFQVRTGWSTQVLEHLQSASVHVGILRSDFTWPGEKHLLGEEQLALISKEKLELGTLPEKPYLSYRTDSSLKDTIQHWWNDRFEEPPYTEMDLDRFETCKEMVKHGLGYAIVPGISLSEKDQLYIEPLYYLDRSPLLRRTWLLASREAAKLAVVRHFIDYICQWQQEQS; this comes from the coding sequence ATGGACCAAAAAGATTGGGAATTAATTAATGCGCTGTATAAATACAAAAATTTAACCAAGACGGCAGAAAAGCTATTTGTTTCACAGCCATCCTTGAGTTACCGATTAAAGCGAATGGAGCAGGAATTTCAAGTGGAGCTGTTTTTCAAAACGAAAAAGGGGATCGGGTTTACGGCAGAAGGAGAATATCTTGCTGAATGCGCGAATGAAATGCTAGAGAAAATCCAACAAACAAAAGACCAGTTGCTGCACATGCAAAAGCATGTAAGCGGAACGCTTCGCATTGGCGCATCAAGCAATTATGCCCAATACTTACTGCCAAAAGTGCTCAAAGGGTTTTCAAGCCACTATCCCAATGTTCGTTTCCAAGTCCGGACAGGATGGAGTACGCAAGTATTAGAACATTTGCAAAGCGCTTCCGTCCATGTTGGTATTTTGCGCAGTGACTTTACATGGCCAGGAGAAAAGCATCTACTTGGAGAAGAACAGCTGGCGCTCATTTCGAAGGAAAAGCTCGAACTGGGCACATTGCCTGAGAAGCCGTATTTAAGTTACCGGACAGACAGTTCGCTTAAAGATACGATTCAGCATTGGTGGAACGACCGATTTGAGGAGCCGCCGTACACGGAAATGGATTTAGACCGATTTGAAACATGCAAGGAAATGGTCAAACACGGGCTTGGATACGCGATTGTGCCGGGAATCTCCCTTTCAGAAAAAGACCAGCTTTACATAGAGCCACTCTACTATTTGGACAGGTCCCCACTTTTGCGTCGGACATGGTTATTAGCGAGCAGGGAGGCAGCAAAGCTGGCAGTGGTTAGGCATTTTATCGATTACATCTGCCAGTGGCAACAAGAGCAATCATAA
- a CDS encoding zinc-binding alcohol dehydrogenase family protein, with product MRAIEVRKPGDIHIVEVKKPELENDTDVLVKVQAVGICGSDMHIYHGSNPFTVYPRIIGHEVGGIVEEVGSGVHDLRPGDRVALEPISSCGVCYACKKGRPNVCAKLEVFGVHRDGGMREWMVAPEANWHKVKGNLPFEAAALVEPMTIGAQAAYRGNIEPGDTVFIMGAGPTGIACLIMAKQKGATVFISDLQANRLDYAKQVGADFTIHLPHEEPETVLFEKTDGELANVVIDAVGTNTTFAEAVRLASVAGTVVTLGFNETPSSIPSLLLTKKELTVAGSRLQTNQFPGVIRQVNEQKVDPASIISHRFDFDEVKKAIELLEKEPANVRKAVLIFDREDESK from the coding sequence TTGCGAGCAATTGAAGTTAGAAAGCCAGGGGACATTCACATAGTTGAAGTAAAAAAGCCAGAGCTTGAAAATGACACGGATGTACTTGTCAAAGTGCAAGCTGTAGGGATATGTGGTTCAGACATGCACATTTACCATGGCAGTAATCCGTTTACTGTCTACCCGCGCATTATCGGCCATGAAGTCGGAGGCATTGTTGAAGAAGTGGGGAGCGGCGTCCATGACCTTCGTCCTGGCGACCGTGTAGCGCTTGAGCCCATTTCATCATGCGGCGTATGCTACGCTTGCAAAAAAGGTCGCCCGAATGTTTGCGCAAAGTTGGAAGTGTTTGGCGTACACCGTGATGGTGGGATGCGTGAATGGATGGTAGCTCCTGAAGCTAACTGGCACAAAGTAAAAGGGAATTTGCCTTTTGAAGCAGCTGCTCTTGTCGAGCCAATGACAATCGGCGCCCAAGCTGCATATCGTGGCAACATTGAGCCTGGAGATACTGTTTTTATCATGGGCGCAGGACCAACAGGCATCGCTTGTTTAATCATGGCGAAGCAAAAAGGCGCAACGGTTTTCATTTCTGATTTACAAGCCAACCGGCTCGATTATGCCAAACAGGTAGGCGCTGATTTTACAATTCATTTGCCTCATGAAGAGCCGGAAACAGTCCTGTTTGAGAAAACCGATGGCGAACTCGCGAATGTTGTCATTGATGCAGTTGGTACGAATACAACATTTGCTGAAGCAGTTAGGCTTGCTTCTGTTGCTGGAACGGTAGTGACATTAGGCTTTAATGAAACGCCGTCGAGCATTCCGTCTTTATTGTTAACGAAAAAAGAATTGACTGTAGCAGGCTCAAGGCTGCAAACAAACCAATTTCCCGGCGTTATTAGGCAAGTGAATGAACAAAAGGTTGACCCAGCCTCGATTATATCCCATCGTTTTGATTTTGATGAGGTGAAAAAGGCAATCGAGTTGCTTGAAAAGGAGCCTGCTAATGTCCGTAAAGCAGTGTTAATCTTTGATAGAGAGGATGAGAGCAAGTGA
- a CDS encoding tripartite tricarboxylate transporter permease — translation MLEAAWEALLIVLHPSRIGFMFLGIFIGIFVGLLPGLSGTVGMSLLLPFVFGLDPFVGMALLIGMVAVVHTGDTFPSILLGIPGTSGSQATIMDGFPLAKQGQASRAMGASFFCSMVGGVIGGLALYLTIPFARPLISAFSSPELFMLTMLGLSMAGLLAGKSPMKGIISGLLGLLIGSIGSAPAVAEYRYTFGSLYLSNGVSLPVVALAIFAFPIMITMLTNKGAVSNHGPLKRGVLTGVMDALRNKFLVFRSAVIGTLIGFVPGLGGSVVDWIAYGAAQKTVKGNSFGKGDIRGVIAPESANNAKEGGSLVPTLLFGIPGSGTTAILLGGLTLMGLEAGPRMLGADLPVTLSIVWTLVFANIFGALLCMLLIRPISKISMVPGEKIVPFLVVLLVLGAYQSNFSWGDLIVFVAIGLLGYVMTILDWPRPPLLIGFVLALSAERYYWISIERYGWSWMSNPLVIALALFIVLLLSGGAIMKKFSKSVESGKGVSS, via the coding sequence ATGCTCGAAGCTGCATGGGAAGCATTGCTTATCGTGTTGCACCCATCTAGAATCGGCTTCATGTTTCTTGGCATATTTATTGGTATTTTTGTAGGACTTCTCCCAGGTTTAAGCGGAACGGTAGGCATGTCCTTGCTGCTGCCCTTTGTGTTTGGCCTCGACCCATTTGTCGGCATGGCCTTGCTGATTGGCATGGTTGCTGTTGTCCATACGGGCGATACATTCCCGTCTATCTTGCTTGGCATTCCCGGCACTTCAGGGTCCCAAGCAACGATCATGGACGGTTTTCCTTTAGCCAAACAAGGGCAAGCCTCCCGGGCTATGGGAGCCTCATTCTTTTGTTCCATGGTAGGTGGCGTAATTGGCGGCCTTGCCCTTTATTTAACGATCCCGTTCGCCCGCCCGCTTATCTCTGCTTTTAGTTCGCCAGAGTTATTTATGTTGACGATGCTAGGACTTAGCATGGCTGGGCTGCTTGCTGGCAAATCGCCGATGAAAGGGATTATTTCAGGACTGCTCGGCTTGCTGATTGGCTCAATCGGCAGCGCCCCAGCTGTCGCAGAATACCGCTACACATTTGGATCACTTTATTTATCAAACGGCGTCTCTTTGCCTGTTGTGGCATTAGCGATTTTTGCTTTCCCGATTATGATCACGATGTTGACCAACAAAGGCGCCGTTTCTAATCATGGACCTTTAAAAAGAGGCGTTTTGACAGGGGTTATGGACGCGCTGCGCAACAAATTCCTTGTATTTCGCAGCGCTGTTATCGGTACGTTGATTGGTTTTGTTCCAGGACTTGGAGGCAGTGTTGTTGACTGGATTGCTTATGGCGCTGCCCAAAAAACAGTCAAAGGAAATTCATTTGGAAAAGGCGACATTCGCGGCGTCATTGCTCCGGAGAGCGCCAACAATGCCAAAGAAGGCGGTTCCCTTGTGCCAACGCTTTTATTTGGCATCCCTGGCTCTGGGACGACAGCGATTTTGCTAGGCGGGCTCACCTTAATGGGCTTGGAGGCAGGGCCACGAATGCTTGGCGCCGATTTGCCGGTAACGTTATCGATTGTATGGACGCTCGTTTTTGCCAATATTTTTGGCGCACTGCTGTGCATGCTGCTTATCCGGCCAATCTCCAAGATTAGCATGGTGCCTGGAGAAAAAATTGTCCCGTTTCTCGTCGTCCTGCTTGTACTAGGCGCTTACCAATCGAACTTCTCATGGGGCGATCTCATTGTTTTCGTCGCCATTGGCCTCCTAGGCTACGTGATGACGATTCTAGATTGGCCGCGCCCGCCGCTCTTAATTGGGTTTGTCCTTGCTTTGAGTGCTGAGCGCTATTATTGGATATCGATTGAGCGGTACGGTTGGTCGTGGATGAGCAATCCACTTGTCATTGCCCTTGCTCTATTTATTGTTCTATTGTTGTCAGGCGGGGCGATTATGAAAAAGTTTAGTAAATCCGTTGAGTCAGGAAAAGGGGTCTCCTCATGA
- a CDS encoding 2-methylaconitate cis-trans isomerase PrpF family protein has translation MREYERIRAAIIRGGTSKGVFILQNELPEDPKVRDQVILSIYGQDARQIDGLGGADALTSKFAMVRPSPLSAADIEYTFGQVGIGTGHIDYNTNCGNILSGVGPFAVDEGLVCVTEPYTKVRIHNTNTDRIIIAHVPVENGRAKQVGNFHIDGVPGGGAKIMLDFQNAAGAKTGALFPTGARKDWLDCSYGKIATSIVDVTTPVAFINASDVGMTGVELPEQLTQEQLFLLEEIRGAAATKLGFVAQPSDAARLTPASPKLIIVSEAEEYETAARQTVHKANIDFVGRAMSMQQMHKTFPVTGGLCTAVASKLQGTVVHECCSDHAQNEETVRVGHPSGTMEFHVSVKEAKDIEPTIEKAAVARTARRIMEGFAYAPAALFWGH, from the coding sequence ATGAGAGAATATGAACGCATACGCGCTGCCATTATTCGCGGCGGCACAAGCAAAGGTGTCTTTATTTTGCAAAACGAGCTGCCAGAAGACCCTAAAGTCCGCGACCAAGTCATCCTATCCATATACGGCCAGGACGCACGGCAAATCGATGGCCTTGGCGGAGCAGACGCCTTAACAAGCAAGTTTGCGATGGTCCGTCCGTCTCCTTTGTCAGCAGCTGACATTGAGTATACATTTGGCCAAGTGGGGATTGGCACTGGTCATATCGATTACAATACCAATTGCGGGAACATCCTTAGCGGCGTTGGCCCGTTTGCCGTCGACGAAGGGCTTGTTTGCGTGACAGAACCCTATACAAAAGTTCGTATCCATAACACCAATACAGATCGGATCATCATCGCCCATGTGCCCGTAGAAAACGGCCGCGCCAAGCAAGTGGGGAACTTTCATATTGACGGCGTCCCCGGCGGCGGCGCTAAAATTATGCTTGATTTTCAAAACGCTGCTGGAGCAAAAACAGGTGCCCTGTTTCCAACAGGCGCACGAAAGGATTGGCTTGATTGTTCATATGGCAAAATTGCAACGAGCATTGTCGATGTTACTACGCCAGTCGCTTTTATAAACGCTTCTGATGTAGGAATGACAGGAGTAGAACTTCCTGAGCAGCTGACTCAAGAGCAACTGTTTCTGCTTGAGGAAATACGGGGCGCAGCGGCAACGAAATTAGGTTTTGTTGCCCAACCGTCAGACGCTGCCCGTTTGACCCCTGCAAGCCCGAAATTGATCATCGTTTCAGAAGCAGAAGAATACGAAACAGCTGCCAGGCAAACTGTTCATAAGGCAAATATTGATTTCGTCGGCCGGGCGATGTCGATGCAACAGATGCATAAAACATTTCCTGTCACAGGCGGGCTGTGCACTGCTGTTGCTTCTAAACTACAGGGCACTGTCGTCCACGAATGCTGTTCTGATCATGCTCAAAATGAGGAAACTGTCCGTGTCGGACACCCTTCTGGCACAATGGAGTTTCATGTGTCCGTCAAAGAAGCAAAAGACATCGAACCAACGATTGAAAAAGCAGCTGTCGCCAGGACGGCACGGCGTATAATGGAAGGATTTGCGTACGCACCCGCTGCTTTGTTTTGGGGGCACTGA
- a CDS encoding Bug family tripartite tricarboxylate transporter substrate binding protein, with product MRKTVGLAIAYSVLLFAAAGCNTIQANDKQADNEGSEGALYENEVISFVVPYQAGGGSDVFARFMANYFSKHIEGSPRVQVENIPGGGSITGTNEYALSRQANGRNILTTSASTHIPYILQQPSVKYDLSKMTPIIGAPTGGVVYTSPEIAALGMDDLSKQQGELFYAGISPTGLDLVTLLSFEVLGLDVKAVLGYEGKGPARVAFEQGESNIDYQTTTAYKRNVIPLVEEGSAVPLYSLGQMSEDGDLVRDPQFPELPTIEEIHYDLYGTGPTGDAWEAYKQFVGASFTMQKVIWIHEDAPEQHQQLLHASMETLIKDEQFMAQSEEILENYQPLVGEELQTRIDSMLTMSPETLEWVSQFLLDTYDVDITKL from the coding sequence ATGAGAAAAACGGTTGGGCTCGCAATAGCCTATTCTGTATTATTGTTCGCAGCGGCAGGTTGTAATACGATTCAGGCAAATGACAAGCAGGCGGACAATGAGGGAAGCGAAGGGGCACTCTATGAAAATGAAGTGATCTCGTTTGTTGTCCCTTACCAGGCCGGCGGTGGTTCAGATGTGTTTGCCCGCTTTATGGCCAACTACTTTTCTAAACATATCGAAGGCTCCCCCCGGGTTCAAGTGGAAAATATCCCTGGAGGAGGCAGCATCACAGGGACCAATGAATATGCACTTTCGCGGCAAGCGAATGGACGAAATATTTTAACTACAAGTGCTTCCACCCATATTCCGTATATTCTCCAACAGCCATCTGTCAAGTACGACTTGTCGAAAATGACGCCAATCATTGGCGCTCCTACAGGTGGCGTTGTCTACACTTCTCCCGAAATAGCGGCATTAGGAATGGACGATCTTTCGAAACAGCAAGGGGAGCTTTTCTATGCCGGCATTTCGCCAACTGGGTTGGACCTTGTGACACTATTGTCGTTTGAAGTCCTTGGCCTTGACGTCAAAGCTGTGCTTGGCTATGAAGGCAAGGGGCCAGCCCGTGTCGCCTTTGAACAGGGGGAAAGCAACATTGACTACCAAACAACAACGGCCTATAAACGGAATGTCATTCCTTTAGTCGAAGAAGGCAGCGCTGTCCCCCTTTACAGCCTTGGACAAATGAGTGAAGACGGTGATTTGGTGAGAGATCCCCAGTTCCCGGAGTTGCCCACGATTGAAGAAATCCATTATGACCTATACGGAACTGGACCAACAGGAGACGCGTGGGAAGCCTATAAACAATTTGTAGGCGCATCCTTTACGATGCAAAAAGTCATTTGGATCCATGAAGACGCACCGGAACAGCATCAACAGCTTTTGCACGCATCGATGGAAACACTTATTAAAGACGAACAATTCATGGCTCAGTCAGAGGAAATTTTGGAAAATTATCAGCCTTTAGTTGGTGAGGAGCTGCAAACAAGAATTGATTCGATGTTGACGATGTCCCCTGAGACATTAGAATGGGTTTCCCAATTTCTTTTAGATACCTATGATGTGGACATTACTAAACTTTGA
- the uxuA gene encoding mannonate dehydratase: protein MRMTFRWYGENNDSVTLEQIKQIPGVEGLVWALHDKMAGEVWPLEDIMKVKEQADRYGFHLDVVESINVHEDIKLGLPTRDAYIENYKESIRNVAKVGAKVICYNFMPVFDWTRTDLFKEMEDGSTALFYEKAKVDSMDPHELVRQTTSNAAFTMPGWEPERLAHIEKLLKAYENVTEEDLWEHLQYFLEQVLPVAEEHGIQMAIHPDDPPWSVFGLPRIITSEAAVERFLQLSNSPAHGITLCSGSLGANPENDIPKMIRRFHDRIPFAHIRNVKVYDNGDFIETSHRSQDGSVHIADVVKAYHENGYTGYARPDHGRHIWDEKCRPGYGLYDRALGIMHLWGLWDAYELEAKRRQS, encoded by the coding sequence GTGAGAATGACATTTAGGTGGTACGGAGAAAACAACGACAGCGTAACACTGGAGCAAATCAAACAAATCCCTGGAGTAGAAGGGCTTGTTTGGGCGTTGCACGATAAAATGGCTGGCGAAGTATGGCCTTTGGAAGACATCATGAAAGTAAAGGAACAGGCCGACCGTTATGGGTTTCATTTAGACGTGGTTGAAAGCATTAATGTCCACGAAGATATTAAACTAGGCTTGCCGACGCGTGATGCATACATTGAGAATTATAAAGAAAGCATTCGTAATGTCGCCAAGGTCGGTGCGAAGGTGATTTGTTACAACTTTATGCCTGTGTTTGATTGGACACGCACAGATTTGTTTAAAGAAATGGAAGACGGATCTACTGCTCTTTTCTATGAAAAAGCAAAAGTGGACAGCATGGACCCCCACGAATTGGTACGACAAACGACAAGCAACGCGGCCTTTACCATGCCTGGCTGGGAGCCAGAGCGTTTGGCTCATATTGAAAAATTGCTCAAAGCTTACGAGAATGTGACAGAAGAAGATCTATGGGAGCATTTGCAGTATTTCTTAGAGCAAGTACTTCCAGTTGCCGAGGAACATGGCATTCAAATGGCGATCCACCCTGACGATCCGCCATGGTCTGTTTTTGGCTTGCCGCGCATCATAACAAGTGAGGCCGCCGTTGAGCGCTTTTTGCAATTGTCAAACAGCCCAGCCCATGGCATTACGCTATGCAGCGGTTCACTCGGTGCAAACCCAGAAAACGATATTCCGAAGATGATTCGCCGTTTCCACGACCGAATTCCATTTGCTCATATCCGCAATGTCAAAGTCTATGATAATGGGGATTTTATCGAGACATCTCATCGTTCACAAGACGGTTCTGTTCATATTGCCGATGTCGTTAAGGCCTACCACGAAAATGGCTATACTGGCTACGCGCGCCCTGACCACGGCCGCCATATTTGGGATGAAAAATGCCGTCCTGG
- a CDS encoding GntR family transcriptional regulator: MKSSLDENKPIFQQIREMIEDDIVNGTLTEEAQVPSTNQLVAAYQINPATVLKGFNQLVDNGILYKKRGVGMFVKSGARSKLIKKRKQAFKESYVRSMLQEARKLGITDGELHEMIKSIGGEME, translated from the coding sequence ATGAAATCTTCACTTGATGAAAACAAACCCATCTTTCAACAAATACGAGAGATGATTGAAGATGACATTGTGAATGGCACACTGACAGAAGAAGCACAAGTCCCGTCAACGAACCAGCTAGTGGCTGCTTATCAAATCAATCCAGCAACGGTTTTAAAAGGATTCAACCAATTGGTTGACAATGGCATTTTGTACAAGAAAAGAGGCGTTGGCATGTTCGTCAAAAGCGGAGCCAGAAGCAAGCTTATTAAGAAGCGCAAACAGGCATTTAAAGAAAGTTATGTCCGCAGCATGCTGCAAGAAGCGCGAAAACTTGGCATTACTGACGGAGAATTACACGAAATGATTAAGTCGATAGGAGGAGAAATGGAATGA
- a CDS encoding isocitrate/isopropylmalate dehydrogenase family protein → MGQLELGVLYGDGIGYEIVSASVKIASAAAAKSGLAIGWHVLPMGLDAIKQTGLSMPEETIRALDKLDGWLMGPHDSQSYPKQLQNVRNPSGELRHRFDLYANIRPAKSEPYIKGVVERADLVIYRENTEGFYVDRNMYKGIGEWMVTADIAVTAGVFTRKAIERIAHAAFCAARERRKKVSIVHKANVISLGSGLFLNVCKEVGHHYPDVSVDDYHIDAMCAHLVRRADEFDVIVAENMFGDILSDLTGELVGSLGLAGSINASESKAMAQAAHGSAPDIAGLGMANPIGMIRSSAMLLGWIGKKHKSQSCSTVERRINQGIADTLASGVCTKDLGGTASTQQFTDVVCEKIEEAE, encoded by the coding sequence ATGGGGCAATTAGAGCTAGGCGTATTATATGGAGATGGAATCGGCTATGAAATCGTAAGCGCTTCCGTGAAAATTGCAAGCGCTGCCGCCGCGAAATCAGGTTTGGCTATTGGCTGGCATGTGTTGCCAATGGGGCTGGACGCAATCAAACAGACAGGTTTAAGCATGCCAGAGGAGACGATACGAGCACTCGACAAACTCGATGGGTGGCTGATGGGCCCCCATGATTCACAGTCGTATCCAAAACAGCTACAAAACGTACGCAATCCAAGCGGTGAATTGCGGCACCGTTTCGATTTGTATGCCAACATTAGGCCAGCTAAGTCAGAGCCATATATAAAAGGAGTGGTGGAACGCGCAGATTTGGTCATATACAGAGAAAATACAGAAGGGTTTTATGTTGACCGCAATATGTATAAAGGAATCGGCGAATGGATGGTAACAGCAGACATTGCTGTAACAGCCGGTGTGTTTACGCGCAAAGCGATTGAACGGATTGCCCATGCCGCGTTTTGTGCTGCCAGGGAACGCCGGAAAAAAGTGTCAATTGTCCATAAGGCGAATGTGATTTCCTTAGGATCTGGTTTGTTTTTAAACGTCTGCAAAGAGGTAGGCCACCACTATCCAGATGTGTCTGTTGATGATTATCACATTGATGCCATGTGTGCCCATTTGGTTAGGCGCGCCGATGAGTTTGATGTCATTGTTGCAGAAAATATGTTCGGCGATATTTTATCGGATCTTACTGGAGAGCTTGTTGGAAGCTTAGGGCTCGCCGGCTCGATCAATGCAAGTGAAAGCAAAGCAATGGCACAAGCGGCACACGGCTCAGCCCCCGATATTGCTGGCCTAGGTATGGCCAATCCGATTGGAATGATTCGTTCCAGTGCGATGTTATTAGGTTGGATTGGCAAAAAACATAAAAGCCAATCATGCAGCACTGTCGAGAGACGGATCAACCAAGGGATTGCCGACACGTTGGCAAGTGGAGTATGTACCAAGGATCTAGGCGGAACAGCAAGCACGCAGCAATTTACAGATGTTGTTTGCGAGAAGATCGAGGAGGCGGAATGA
- a CDS encoding tripartite tricarboxylate transporter TctB family protein, whose product MTKDLLNIGFTSFLMLVFGFAVFGALQFSRLAQFFPLYVSIAGTVCTAIYLVVLIIRYRKENASSSRVVVSIARPLRYMAWLLGYIAFIYLVGMLIATSLFLVAFLMFESKMPFIKTALSVAIVLIGISAASSLLGVYWPTNLLGL is encoded by the coding sequence ATGACAAAAGACTTACTTAATATTGGTTTTACTAGTTTTTTGATGCTTGTTTTTGGATTCGCTGTTTTTGGCGCTTTGCAATTTTCACGGTTGGCACAGTTTTTTCCACTGTATGTTTCGATTGCTGGAACCGTTTGTACAGCGATTTACTTAGTTGTTTTAATTATCCGTTATCGAAAAGAAAACGCATCAAGTTCAAGAGTGGTCGTTTCTATCGCCCGGCCACTACGCTATATGGCGTGGCTTCTTGGCTACATTGCCTTCATTTATCTTGTAGGCATGTTGATTGCCACTTCTCTGTTTCTCGTCGCTTTCTTGATGTTTGAATCGAAAATGCCATTTATCAAGACTGCCCTTTCTGTCGCCATCGTACTGATCGGAATTTCAGCCGCTAGCTCCCTGCTCGGTGTTTACTGGCCGACAAACTTGCTTGGGCTGTAA
- the tcuA gene encoding FAD-dependent tricarballylate dehydrogenase TcuA translates to MRKTDVDVVVLGAGNAALCAAIAAKEQGASVCMLERAPKNKRGGNSYFTDGAIRCAYGSFQDLRAVLPDLDEEQVEQISMPDYGEEAFMADLLRLTEGQTDRKLANQLVSRSFDTIQWMMKQGVQFAVNENQYYEKDGKRHFWGGLPLKTKNKGVGLVQALFQRAEALGIDIKYNAKTTALKQEGQSKKIIVEIAGEPVEITANAVIFACGGFEANANMRKTHLGNEWEKAVVRGTAFNTGEGLTLALKAGAVRYGQWDGCHAHTTDYHAPKTGDFNKPGDIYKKSSYPLGLIVNVKGERFVDEGADFRNYTYAKYGKETLKQPEQKAFQLFDSQVSANLRKEYHLPEATCYKAGSVEELAEKMGVCPESLVNTIRAYNQAVQPGPYNPAIKDGKCTKGVCPPKSNWALTFEKAPFYAFPVTCGITFTFGGIHVSPESEILGDDKRPIAGLFAAGEMVGGLFYHNYPGGSGLMAGAVFGRLAGEQAAAFCNRTKPLSSKS, encoded by the coding sequence ATGAGAAAAACAGACGTCGACGTGGTTGTGTTAGGGGCAGGAAATGCCGCCCTTTGTGCAGCGATTGCTGCAAAAGAGCAAGGGGCCAGCGTATGTATGTTGGAACGGGCGCCAAAGAACAAGAGAGGCGGAAATTCGTATTTTACCGACGGAGCAATTCGTTGTGCGTATGGTAGCTTTCAAGATTTGCGGGCCGTTCTCCCGGACTTGGATGAGGAGCAAGTCGAGCAAATCAGCATGCCTGACTATGGAGAAGAAGCGTTTATGGCCGACCTGCTGCGCTTGACGGAGGGGCAGACAGATCGAAAGTTAGCGAACCAGCTCGTGTCACGCTCTTTTGATACGATTCAATGGATGATGAAGCAAGGCGTGCAATTTGCAGTGAATGAGAACCAATATTATGAGAAAGACGGGAAGCGCCATTTTTGGGGAGGGCTTCCGTTGAAGACAAAAAACAAAGGAGTGGGGCTGGTCCAAGCTTTGTTTCAACGTGCCGAAGCACTTGGCATCGACATCAAGTACAACGCAAAGACAACAGCGTTAAAACAAGAAGGCCAATCAAAAAAGATAATTGTTGAAATAGCGGGAGAACCTGTTGAAATCACAGCCAATGCCGTCATTTTCGCCTGCGGAGGATTTGAAGCCAATGCCAACATGCGCAAGACCCACCTAGGGAATGAATGGGAAAAAGCAGTCGTCCGTGGCACAGCCTTTAACACAGGCGAAGGGTTAACGCTCGCTCTAAAAGCTGGGGCCGTCCGATATGGACAATGGGATGGCTGCCACGCCCATACGACCGATTATCATGCCCCAAAAACAGGCGATTTTAACAAGCCAGGGGACATTTATAAAAAATCATCTTATCCGCTAGGGTTGATTGTAAATGTAAAAGGAGAACGGTTTGTAGATGAAGGAGCCGATTTTCGCAATTACACGTATGCAAAATATGGAAAGGAAACATTGAAGCAGCCTGAGCAAAAAGCATTTCAATTATTCGATTCACAAGTGAGCGCTAACCTCCGCAAGGAATACCACCTGCCAGAAGCAACCTGTTACAAAGCAGGAAGCGTGGAGGAATTAGCAGAGAAAATGGGCGTCTGTCCTGAGTCGTTAGTAAATACGATCCGTGCCTATAACCAGGCAGTCCAACCGGGGCCGTACAATCCAGCGATAAAAGACGGCAAATGTACAAAAGGAGTGTGTCCGCCTAAATCAAACTGGGCGCTAACTTTTGAAAAAGCGCCGTTTTATGCATTTCCGGTAACATGCGGCATTACATTTACGTTTGGCGGCATACACGTCAGCCCAGAAAGCGAAATTCTCGGCGATGATAAGCGCCCAATTGCTGGCTTGTTTGCAGCCGGAGAAATGGTTGGCGGGCTGTTTTACCATAACTATCCTGGTGGTTCTGGTTTAATGGCAGGCGCTGTGTTTGGGCGGCTTGCTGGCGAACAAGCAGCTGCCTTCTGCAACAGAACAAAACCGTTATCCTCTAAATCATGA